From Oncorhynchus keta strain PuntledgeMale-10-30-2019 unplaced genomic scaffold, Oket_V2 Un_contig_15027_pilon_pilon, whole genome shotgun sequence, one genomic window encodes:
- the LOC118382870 gene encoding rho guanine nucleotide exchange factor TIAM1-like has protein sequence MGNVESQNGDHAFYGTQHGYLSRKHMSRSLRISKHQSSSGSTRCTHDRHATQGKVEHRNSETSTRSSSTPSIPQSLADHALEPFNQTNVLSDFSPIWVDRMAMNLRPVSFHTHLDNPSVGPHLDNPSVGPHLDNPSVGPHLDNPSVGPHLDNPSVGPQLDPATPGTRPQCPQDRGLGLYNNTGDGTYLQKTRDGPREPGNPGEGVSFKKKRSKSADMWREHSLEFSLSDLSQEHLTSTEEIIDTEEADDRDFPDCEGLLGLVSPEGLEGVDAAGRANSLDQLYGGQKTPTRRPVARYAKWHHDANREAREGEDDKMLSPSEEDGNSYGAYTLPCRRSHCLSEGLTNHQAASCNTMQGRRAQTIQDRKQQRGGASEGSGVYENFRQELEMSSCQTESLEEAGSALSDEQSVMSSAYQSDPLLSVAQGTVRKAGRLAVKNFLVHKKNKKVESATRRKWKSYWVCLK, from the exons ATGGGCAACGTGGAGAGCCAGAACGGCGACCATGCCTTCTACGGCACCCAACATGGCTACCTATCCCGCAAACACATGTCTCGTTCCCTCCGCATCTCCAAGCACCAGTCCAGCTCCGGTTCCACCCGCTGCACCCACGACCGCCACGCCACTCAGGGCAAAGTAGAACACCGTAACTCTGAGACCTCCACGCGTTCCAGCAGCACCCCTAGTATCCCACAGTCCTTAGCGGATCACGCACTGGAGCCCTTCAACCAGACCAATGTCCTGTCAGACTTCTCCCCTATTTGGGTGGATCGTATGGCCATGAACCTCCGGCCCGTCTCCTTCCATACCCACCTGGACAACCCGTCTGTAGGGCCCCACCTGGACAACCCATCTGTAGGGCCCCACCTGGACAACCCGTCTGTAGGGCCCCACCTGGACAACCCATCTGTAGGGCCCCACCTGGACAACCCCTCTGTAGGGCCCCAGTTAGACCCAGCAACACCAGGGACTAGACCCCAGTGCCCCCAGGACAGAGGTCTAGGCCTGTACAATAACACTGGGGATGGGACCTACCTCCAGAAGACCAGAGATGGACCCCGGGAACCCGGGAACCCGGGGGAGGGAGTCAGCTTTAAGAAGAAGAGGTCCAAATCAGCCGACATGTGGAGAGAACACAGTCTGGAGTTCAGTCTGTCAGACCTCAGCCAGGAACATCTCACCAG caCAGAGGAGATCATCGACACCGAGGAGGCAGACGACAGGGACTTCCCTGATTGTGAAGGCCTGCTGGGGCTCGTGTCCCCAGAGGGTCTGGAGGGTGTGGACGCTGCTGGCAGGGCCAACTCCCTGGATCAGCTGTATGGCGGTCAGAAGACCCCAACTCGCCGGCCCGTGGCACGCTATGCTAAGTGGCACCATGACGCTAACCGCGAAGCCCGGGAGGGAGAGGACGATAAGATGCTGTCTCCGTCGGAGGAGGATGGGAACTCGTACGGAGCGTACACTCTGCCCTGTCGACGCTCACACTGCCTGTCTGAGGGCCTGACCAATCACCAGGCTGCCTCCTGTAACACCATGCAGGGCCGCAGAGCACAGACCATACAG GAT CGGAAGCAGCAGCGGGGAGGAGCCAGTGAGGGGTCAGGGGTCTACGAGAACTTCAGACAG GAGTTGGAGATGAGCTCGTGTCAGACAGAGAGTCTGGAGGAGGCGGGGTCAGCCCTGAGTGACGAACAGAGCGTCATGAGCTCAGCCTACCAATCAGATCCCCTGCTCAGCGTTGCCCAGGGAACCGTGAGGAAGGCGGGCCGTCTGGCTGTCAAGAACTTCCTGGTTCACAAGAAGAACAAGAAGGTGGAGTCGGCCACCAGGAGGAAGTGGAAGAGCTACTGGGTCTGCCTCAAAG